A window of Formosa sp. Hel1_31_208 contains these coding sequences:
- a CDS encoding PspC domain-containing protein codes for MNKTVNINLAGIFFHIDEEAYLKLQRYLEAIKRSFTDSQGRSEIISDIEARIAELFSERVQNERQVIGTKEVDDVITIMGQPEDYLVDDEIFEDEPRQSYSSTSSSSPSKKLYRDTDNSYIGGVSAGLGHYFAIDALWIRLIWILLIFGAGTGVLLYILLWIFVPEAKTTTEKLMMKGEPVNITNIEKKIKDGFDSVTTAVQNVDLKKQGEKIKEGFEHVSDSISESVKKVDLPKQGERIKSTSTSFFETLGNIIMFFLKIFAKFFGLILMFVGAVTIISLVVSLLSLSLLESVHIPGTNFFDIADAASVPLWLMSLLVFFFVGIIAFFVFYLGLKILITNLKSIGNAAKYTLLGLWLISFVSLIILSARFGLSFKEEGSLIKTEKLVTLTSNDTITVRMSNNDLFASRYSRNYGFDTAYDENDNKVLYSQGVRLIVKSTKDSIAKIRIERSARGFDFEDAKTRAERISYKYDLQGKELLLDSYLTIPLKESRKGQEVTVTIYLPEGSVLFADRNTYNFHSNQYYYNDILDHDMEERHLKIITNGVECLDCPEDENFKVKVDVEDEGSSLQIDEDGIKAKSDNSSLQIDEDGIKATSDDVKVNIDDSGIEITTEDDN; via the coding sequence ATGAATAAAACAGTCAACATAAATTTAGCAGGTATTTTCTTCCATATTGATGAAGAAGCATACTTAAAATTACAGCGCTATCTTGAGGCTATAAAACGTTCATTTACTGACTCTCAAGGTCGATCAGAAATCATATCAGATATTGAAGCGCGTATCGCAGAATTATTTAGTGAACGTGTTCAAAACGAAAGACAAGTAATAGGTACAAAAGAAGTAGATGACGTCATCACCATTATGGGACAACCAGAAGACTATCTGGTTGATGACGAAATCTTTGAAGACGAACCTAGACAATCGTATTCGTCTACATCGTCCTCTTCTCCTTCTAAAAAACTCTATAGAGATACAGATAACTCCTATATAGGCGGTGTATCTGCCGGCTTAGGTCATTATTTCGCAATTGATGCGTTATGGATTCGTTTAATTTGGATACTCCTCATTTTTGGTGCAGGTACAGGTGTCTTACTATATATCTTGCTATGGATCTTTGTTCCAGAAGCAAAAACTACGACTGAAAAACTCATGATGAAAGGTGAACCCGTCAATATAACAAACATCGAAAAAAAAATCAAAGATGGGTTTGACAGTGTAACCACAGCAGTTCAAAATGTAGATCTAAAAAAACAGGGAGAGAAAATCAAAGAGGGATTTGAACATGTCTCAGACTCCATTTCTGAAAGCGTAAAAAAAGTCGATTTACCAAAACAGGGTGAACGCATTAAATCAACATCTACCTCGTTTTTTGAAACTTTAGGGAACATCATTATGTTTTTCCTTAAGATATTTGCAAAATTCTTCGGATTAATATTAATGTTCGTTGGGGCTGTTACGATTATTTCATTAGTTGTGAGCTTACTGAGTTTAAGTTTATTAGAATCGGTACATATTCCTGGAACCAATTTCTTTGATATAGCTGATGCTGCCAGTGTACCACTTTGGTTAATGTCACTCTTGGTCTTTTTCTTTGTAGGTATCATTGCATTTTTCGTCTTCTATTTAGGATTAAAAATATTGATTACCAATTTAAAATCTATAGGGAATGCTGCAAAGTATACCTTACTCGGATTATGGTTGATATCTTTTGTATCCCTAATCATATTGTCGGCAAGATTCGGATTGAGTTTTAAAGAGGAAGGGTCCTTGATTAAAACGGAAAAATTAGTAACACTAACTTCCAATGACACCATTACTGTAAGAATGAGTAATAACGATTTGTTTGCCAGTCGATATAGTAGAAATTATGGTTTTGACACCGCCTATGATGAAAATGATAATAAAGTATTGTACTCTCAAGGTGTGCGCCTTATTGTTAAATCTACAAAAGATAGTATCGCCAAAATTAGAATTGAACGCAGTGCCCGTGGATTTGATTTTGAAGATGCAAAAACAAGAGCAGAACGCATAAGTTACAAATACGATTTACAAGGCAAGGAGCTCTTATTAGATAGCTACTTAACAATCCCTTTAAAAGAATCTAGAAAAGGTCAAGAAGTAACTGTTACCATTTATTTACCAGAAGGCTCTGTGTTATTTGCTGATAGAAACACTTATAATTTCCACAGTAATCAATATTATTATAATGATATTCTTGATCACGACATGGAAGAACGTCACCTTAAGATTATAACTAATGGTGTAGAATGTTTAGACTGTCCTGAAGATGAAAATTTTAAGGTCAAAGTAGATGTCGAAGACGAAGGGTCTAGTTTGCAAATTGACGAAGACGGTATCAAAGCTAAGTCTGACAATAGCAGTCTTCAAATAGATGAAGATGGTATTAAAGCCACCTCAGATGACGTTAAAGTGAATATTGACGACAGCGGCATTGAAATAACGACAGAGGATGACAATTAA
- a CDS encoding LysR substrate-binding domain-containing protein, producing the protein MTITQLHYVLAIAEYKNFTKAAEKCFVTQPTLSTQIQKLEEELDILIFDRSKKPIELTDVGRKIVQQAKNIVNESDRIQDIVDQQKGFIGGEFKLGIIPTVMPTLLPMFLKSFIKKYPKVKLKIEELTTEEIITRIMDGHLDAAIAATPLEHESIKERVLYYEPFVAYIPDDHRLKDKKKIAISDLDINDMLLLEDGHCFRDGVLNLCKAFKSHEDDQFQLESGSIETLVKLSNEGLGMTLLPYLNTLDLNEKMSSMLHHFNEPSPAREVSVIYHKSELKMQIIDALHKVISGIIRGAIAFQNVEIISPLPK; encoded by the coding sequence ATGACAATCACACAATTACATTATGTACTGGCGATAGCTGAATATAAAAACTTTACCAAGGCTGCAGAAAAATGCTTTGTAACACAGCCCACACTAAGTACTCAAATTCAGAAATTAGAAGAAGAATTAGACATTCTTATTTTTGATAGAAGCAAAAAACCTATAGAACTCACAGATGTGGGTAGAAAAATTGTTCAGCAAGCCAAAAATATAGTCAATGAATCTGATCGCATTCAAGATATTGTAGATCAGCAAAAAGGATTTATAGGAGGTGAATTTAAACTGGGTATTATTCCAACGGTAATGCCAACGCTTTTACCTATGTTTCTGAAAAGCTTTATCAAAAAATATCCGAAAGTAAAACTCAAAATAGAAGAGCTTACCACAGAAGAAATTATTACTCGTATCATGGATGGTCATTTAGATGCCGCAATTGCTGCAACACCATTAGAACATGAAAGTATCAAAGAACGTGTCTTATATTATGAACCATTTGTGGCGTATATTCCAGATGATCATCGCCTAAAAGACAAGAAAAAAATAGCCATTTCTGATTTAGATATCAATGACATGTTACTTCTTGAAGATGGCCATTGTTTTAGGGATGGTGTTCTTAATTTATGTAAAGCTTTTAAAAGTCATGAAGACGATCAATTTCAATTAGAAAGTGGTAGCATTGAAACTTTAGTGAAATTATCTAACGAAGGGCTTGGCATGACCTTGCTGCCTTACTTGAATACTTTAGACCTCAATGAAAAGATGTCAAGCATGCTGCATCATTTTAACGAACCCTCTCCGGCTAGAGAGGTTAGTGTTATTTATCATAAAAGTGAATTAAAAATGCAGATTATTGACGCACTACATAAGGTAATATCGGGTATCATTAGAGGCGCCATTGCGTTTCAAAATGTAGAAATTATAAGTCCATTACCTAAATAA
- a CDS encoding DUF4870 domain-containing protein, with protein sequence MLDNHQKNIATFIHLSTFSRFIIPLGNYIGPIVLWMVNKDKSEFIDNHGKQAINFQISILLYTLIIGTLTIPFFIFKFFNGLDFVDFHGFNDFHINIGEPSPLLFITGGLGFLAIIGFILELVFIVIASLKARDGEIYQYPLTINFLK encoded by the coding sequence ATGCTAGACAATCATCAAAAAAACATTGCGACATTTATTCATTTATCCACCTTTAGTCGCTTCATTATTCCTTTAGGAAATTATATTGGTCCTATAGTGTTATGGATGGTCAACAAGGATAAATCAGAATTTATAGATAACCATGGTAAGCAAGCTATCAATTTTCAGATTTCCATTTTGCTTTACACCTTAATTATTGGAACATTAACTATTCCGTTTTTCATTTTCAAATTTTTTAATGGTTTGGACTTTGTAGATTTTCATGGATTTAATGACTTCCATATCAACATTGGAGAGCCATCTCCCTTATTATTTATTACCGGAGGTTTAGGGTTCTTAGCTATTATTGGGTTTATTTTGGAATTAGTATTTATCGTTATCGCAAGCTTAAAAGCAAGAGATGGGGAGATATATCAATATCCACTAACTATCAACTTTTTAAAATAA
- a CDS encoding Dps family protein, which yields MTLNSIGLNTKKTKVIATDLNQLLANFQIYYQNLRGIHWNIRGKRFFDLHVKFEELYTDANLKVDEIAERILTLGATPLHTFDDYSKAAKVPVGKDISEDEKAVKLIVSSLTELLKIERQILESSGEANDEGTNSMMSDFITQQEKTVWMMKAWLGESI from the coding sequence ATGACATTAAATAGTATAGGTTTAAACACCAAAAAAACAAAAGTAATCGCAACAGATTTAAATCAGCTTTTAGCAAATTTTCAAATATATTATCAAAATTTACGAGGTATTCACTGGAACATAAGAGGAAAGCGTTTTTTCGATTTACATGTAAAGTTCGAAGAGTTGTATACAGATGCTAATTTGAAAGTGGATGAAATAGCAGAACGTATTTTAACCCTTGGAGCAACGCCTTTACACACCTTTGATGATTATTCAAAGGCAGCTAAAGTACCGGTTGGCAAAGACATCTCCGAAGATGAAAAAGCTGTGAAATTAATTGTTAGTTCTTTAACTGAATTGTTGAAGATTGAACGTCAAATTCTAGAATCGTCAGGTGAGGCTAATGATGAAGGAACAAATTCTATGATGAGTGATTTTATAACACAACAGGAAAAAACAGTATGGATGATGAAAGCATGGTTAGGAGAAAGTATCTAA
- a CDS encoding head GIN domain-containing protein gives MTTLTKITIAVVLSILLMSCNFDLNLSPGVNGNGNVQTIERILEDDFNQIEVSRGIDVYLTQSDRPMLKVQADENLHNIIITEIDNGVLKIYADENISSSESKKVMVNVNTLDLIGATSGSHVYTTNTIETNSIKLNSTSGAHIEIDLDVQSTALSSTSGSFIKVSGRTIQLSANATSGANIKTKSLITQNCTASVTSGANIVIYAEEKLTASASSGGNISYHGDPKSVSKSAGVSGSIRKL, from the coding sequence ATGACAACACTAACAAAAATTACCATAGCAGTAGTCTTAAGTATATTGCTTATGTCTTGCAACTTTGATCTTAATTTAAGTCCCGGAGTTAATGGAAATGGAAATGTACAAACCATTGAACGCATACTTGAAGATGACTTTAATCAAATTGAGGTGAGTCGAGGTATCGATGTTTATTTAACTCAAAGTGATAGGCCTATGCTGAAAGTACAAGCAGATGAAAATTTACATAATATTATCATTACTGAAATTGACAACGGTGTATTGAAAATATATGCTGATGAAAACATTAGCTCTTCCGAATCGAAAAAAGTAATGGTAAATGTGAATACCCTAGATTTAATAGGCGCAACCAGTGGAAGCCACGTTTATACTACAAACACTATTGAAACTAACAGCATTAAACTAAATTCAACAAGCGGAGCCCACATCGAAATTGATTTAGATGTACAGTCAACCGCTTTGAGTTCAACTAGTGGCAGTTTTATCAAGGTATCTGGGCGCACTATACAATTGAGTGCTAATGCTACAAGTGGCGCTAATATTAAAACCAAGTCACTCATCACCCAAAATTGCACAGCTTCTGTAACAAGTGGCGCTAATATTGTAATATATGCTGAAGAAAAATTAACTGCAAGTGCATCAAGTGGCGGGAACATATCTTACCATGGAGATCCGAAATCAGTAAGCAAAAGTGCCGGTGTATCTGGCAGTATAAGAAAGCTATAA
- the trxB gene encoding thioredoxin-disulfide reductase has protein sequence MSDTIEKVKCLIIGSGPAGYTAAIYASRANMEPVLYQGTQPGGQLTTTNDVENFPGYPDGITGPAMMIELQNQAARFGTDIRDGWITKVDFSGDVHKVWVNDTKEIHCKTVIISTGASAKYLGLESEQKYLKLGGGVSACAVCDGFFYRNQEVVIVGAGDSACEEAHYLSKLCTKVTMLVRRDEFRASKIMANRVINTPNIEILYNTETDEVLGDGQVVTGVRAFNNKTKEKFEIPATGFFVAIGHKPNTDIFKGYLDLDETGYIINVPGTAKTNIDGVFVSGDAADHVYRQAVTAAGTGCMAALDAERYLAAKESDFEVSTPVY, from the coding sequence ATGTCTGATACAATAGAAAAAGTAAAGTGCCTTATTATAGGTTCGGGACCGGCAGGATATACCGCAGCAATATATGCATCAAGAGCAAATATGGAACCTGTATTATATCAAGGAACTCAGCCAGGAGGTCAATTAACAACGACTAATGATGTTGAGAATTTTCCTGGTTATCCTGACGGAATTACTGGTCCGGCAATGATGATCGAATTACAAAATCAAGCTGCACGATTTGGAACTGATATTCGTGATGGTTGGATAACTAAAGTTGATTTTTCTGGAGATGTACATAAAGTGTGGGTTAACGATACAAAAGAGATACATTGTAAAACCGTAATTATTTCTACTGGCGCATCTGCTAAATACTTAGGATTAGAGTCTGAACAAAAGTATTTAAAATTAGGTGGAGGTGTTTCTGCTTGTGCGGTTTGTGATGGATTTTTCTACAGAAACCAAGAAGTAGTAATTGTTGGAGCAGGAGATAGCGCTTGTGAGGAAGCTCACTATTTGTCAAAATTATGTACCAAAGTGACAATGCTAGTTCGTAGAGATGAGTTTAGAGCTTCAAAAATTATGGCTAATCGTGTTATTAACACACCTAATATTGAGATTCTTTACAATACCGAAACCGATGAGGTATTAGGAGATGGTCAAGTTGTAACTGGAGTGAGAGCATTTAATAATAAAACCAAAGAGAAGTTTGAAATCCCAGCAACAGGATTCTTCGTGGCTATCGGTCATAAACCCAATACAGATATTTTTAAAGGCTATTTAGATTTAGACGAAACAGGTTATATAATTAATGTGCCTGGAACAGCAAAAACGAATATTGATGGCGTTTTTGTATCAGGTGATGCGGCAGATCATGTCTACCGTCAAGCAGTGACAGCTGCAGGTACTGGATGCATGGCAGCCTTAGATGCAGAACGTTACTTAGCAGCAAAAGAGTCGGATTTTGAAGTTTCTACTCCTGTATATTAA
- a CDS encoding PadR family transcriptional regulator, translating to MKIENTKAQMRKGVLEYCILSVLKDDDAYVAEILGTLKDAKLLVVEGTIYPLLTRLKNAGLLNYRWEESTSGPPRKYYGLTETGQLFLKELNTTWNELQNAVNLVTREKTKNNE from the coding sequence ATGAAAATAGAAAACACAAAAGCACAAATGCGCAAAGGTGTATTAGAATACTGTATTTTATCAGTATTAAAAGATGATGATGCTTACGTTGCAGAAATCTTAGGTACACTTAAAGACGCTAAACTTCTTGTGGTTGAGGGAACAATTTATCCGCTTCTCACAAGACTTAAAAATGCTGGACTCCTCAATTATCGTTGGGAAGAATCCACTTCAGGGCCACCAAGAAAATATTATGGTCTTACCGAAACAGGGCAATTATTTTTGAAAGAATTAAACACGACCTGGAACGAATTACAAAACGCAGTTAACTTAGTAACAAGAGAAAAAACAAAAAATAATGAATAA
- a CDS encoding DUF4442 domain-containing protein, with protein sequence MPVSTRKLNLFLLFKLPAAYFCGVRTTSITADVCTVSVKHRWINQNPFKSMFWAVQGMAAELTTGALVMSKVKESGKNISILVASNNALFTKKATGRITFTCHQGEAIDSAINKAIKTGEGQTVTLNSKGINKEGVQVSDFNFEWTLKVKS encoded by the coding sequence ATGCCTGTTTCAACAAGAAAACTTAATCTTTTTTTATTATTCAAATTACCTGCTGCATATTTTTGTGGTGTGCGCACAACATCCATAACAGCCGACGTATGCACAGTTTCAGTAAAGCATCGTTGGATTAATCAAAATCCGTTTAAATCTATGTTTTGGGCCGTACAAGGTATGGCAGCTGAACTAACCACAGGGGCATTAGTGATGTCTAAAGTGAAAGAAAGCGGAAAAAACATATCTATACTTGTTGCTAGTAATAATGCATTGTTTACAAAAAAAGCAACGGGTAGAATCACTTTTACATGTCACCAAGGAGAAGCTATTGATAGTGCTATTAATAAGGCTATTAAAACTGGAGAAGGACAAACGGTTACATTAAATTCTAAGGGTATTAATAAAGAAGGTGTTCAAGTTTCCGACTTTAATTTTGAGTGGACTTTAAAAGTAAAAAGTTGA
- a CDS encoding RNA polymerase sigma factor, translating to MSKEQHHICQSKTFEMLYQKYAKDLRRFVFYKTQDVDAAEDILQETFIKLWDNCGKVKFEKVKSYLYTVASNSFLNTVKHQAVKRKHQATLSSSQTNESPEFIMIESEFMEKLERTINALPAKQKEVFLLSRIEKKTYKEIAQQLDISVKAVEKRMHQALIVMRRDIGNI from the coding sequence ATGTCAAAAGAGCAACATCATATTTGTCAGTCTAAAACTTTTGAAATGCTTTACCAAAAGTATGCAAAAGATTTAAGACGATTTGTTTTCTATAAAACTCAAGACGTTGATGCCGCCGAAGACATCTTACAAGAGACATTTATTAAATTGTGGGATAATTGTGGTAAAGTAAAATTTGAGAAAGTAAAAAGTTACCTATACACCGTGGCATCAAATTCGTTTTTAAATACGGTGAAACATCAAGCGGTTAAAAGAAAACATCAAGCAACTCTGTCGTCTTCTCAAACCAATGAATCTCCAGAATTTATAATGATAGAAAGTGAATTCATGGAAAAATTGGAGCGTACGATTAATGCGCTTCCTGCGAAACAAAAAGAAGTGTTTTTACTGAGTAGAATTGAAAAGAAAACCTATAAGGAGATTGCCCAACAATTAGATATTTCAGTAAAGGCTGTGGAAAAGCGAATGCACCAAGCTTTAATCGTCATGAGGCGAGATATTGGAAATATTTAA
- a CDS encoding Kazal-type serine protease inhibitor yields the protein MKNLKLFFLSFVLITGVLTSCTNDEPVIEEQNIDESQAITTSLSALSLQFNSQGDVEPTDNPSGNIVFDFCFDFVYPLNLSYNTGTTVTVNSLEDLIAIIINSNQDLFINGIAFPFDVETYNDDSDAIEIVTINNEDEFIDLLEDCDFDNEFDCECSEEYDPVCVEIEAPDGQSFVVTYPNECYALCDGFTEDDFTENCEDDFNNTGGYECFTFNFPLTIVTDNNETITVNSQAELDTALYNSYYFDFVYPFSVTDDEGEVETIEDEIDFIELLEDCYDDFEDCDCSDEFNPVCVQVTGPTGNIEIFVFPNECFALCEGFTGEDFIECEDNNTGDCTENDYVLNLTQCNHFAYFLNGNDQQAYLVEFSANGTLTITNEDESFSTTGIWEFGATTADGFATIEIDAVADDFDDVWGITGCEAEFLYMFSTSQTFVIDVICE from the coding sequence ATGAAAAATTTGAAATTATTCTTTTTAAGCTTCGTATTAATAACAGGTGTCTTAACGTCTTGTACCAATGATGAGCCTGTAATTGAAGAACAAAACATTGACGAAAGTCAAGCGATAACCACCTCTTTATCTGCATTAAGCCTTCAGTTTAATAGCCAAGGTGATGTAGAGCCAACCGATAACCCATCAGGAAATATTGTTTTTGATTTCTGTTTTGATTTTGTTTATCCCTTAAATTTATCTTACAATACAGGAACGACAGTTACGGTAAATAGTCTTGAAGATTTAATTGCTATTATTATTAACTCAAACCAAGATTTATTTATTAACGGTATTGCATTTCCTTTTGATGTAGAAACCTATAACGATGATAGTGATGCTATTGAAATCGTTACTATTAACAATGAAGACGAATTTATTGACCTCCTAGAAGATTGTGATTTTGATAATGAATTTGATTGTGAGTGCTCTGAAGAATACGATCCGGTATGTGTGGAAATTGAAGCTCCAGACGGACAATCATTTGTAGTAACCTATCCAAATGAGTGTTACGCACTTTGTGATGGTTTTACAGAAGATGACTTCACCGAAAACTGTGAAGATGACTTCAATAATACAGGTGGATACGAATGTTTTACATTTAATTTCCCATTAACTATAGTTACCGACAACAACGAAACTATTACAGTAAACTCTCAAGCTGAGTTAGATACAGCTTTATATAACTCTTATTATTTTGATTTTGTATATCCCTTCAGCGTTACTGATGATGAAGGTGAAGTTGAAACTATAGAAGATGAAATTGACTTTATTGAGCTCCTTGAAGATTGTTATGATGATTTCGAAGATTGTGATTGTTCAGACGAGTTTAATCCGGTATGTGTGCAGGTAACTGGTCCAACTGGTAATATTGAAATTTTTGTTTTTCCAAATGAATGTTTCGCCTTATGTGAAGGGTTTACCGGAGAAGATTTTATAGAATGTGAAGATAATAACACAGGTGATTGTACTGAAAATGACTACGTTTTAAATTTAACGCAATGTAATCACTTTGCCTATTTTTTAAATGGTAATGATCAGCAAGCATATCTAGTTGAATTCTCAGCTAATGGTACTTTAACAATCACTAATGAAGATGAATCGTTCAGTACTACTGGGATTTGGGAATTTGGAGCTACAACAGCAGATGGTTTTGCGACAATTGAAATTGACGCAGTAGCTGATGATTTTGATGATGTTTGGGGAATAACAGGCTGTGAAGCTGAGTTCCTTTATATGTTTTCAACGTCGCAAACTTTTGTTATCGACGTCATTTGTGAGTAA
- a CDS encoding GIN domain-containing protein has product MKNIALFLLIIFGVGSTSFAQDTERIKGDKNLTIKQTYVDGFKKIVIGGDFEVELYYNKKPSVEIETDDNLHEYINVQVIDSVLTITTKREIRAKKLEVKVNYGDAFSTIEVKDNGEVRSVTSLELNNASLKTSGSARAYLNIKTNDFNFISTDKTKVKLNVTATNVKAEISDNTKLDALINANDLKIDLYQRANVNIEGTVDSLNLRTDNNSQFNGKNFTSKTCNIIAEMASDIYVEVTENIIIETSGSSEIYLFGNPKIIINRFTDTVKLQKKEK; this is encoded by the coding sequence ATGAAAAACATTGCCTTATTTCTATTGATTATTTTTGGTGTTGGTTCAACTAGTTTTGCGCAAGACACCGAAAGAATAAAAGGAGATAAAAATTTAACCATTAAACAAACCTACGTTGATGGTTTTAAAAAAATTGTGATTGGTGGAGACTTTGAGGTTGAGCTATATTACAATAAAAAACCTTCTGTAGAAATTGAAACCGACGATAATCTTCATGAATATATCAATGTACAAGTTATTGATAGTGTTCTCACAATTACAACAAAACGTGAGATTAGAGCAAAAAAACTAGAAGTAAAAGTTAATTATGGTGATGCATTCTCTACCATTGAAGTTAAAGACAATGGGGAAGTTAGATCTGTAACATCGTTAGAATTAAACAATGCTTCATTGAAAACCAGTGGTTCTGCTAGAGCTTATTTAAATATTAAAACAAATGATTTTAATTTTATAAGCACCGACAAAACTAAGGTGAAATTAAATGTAACCGCTACAAATGTGAAAGCAGAAATTAGCGATAACACCAAATTAGATGCACTTATCAATGCAAATGATCTAAAGATAGATTTATACCAACGTGCTAATGTGAATATCGAAGGCACAGTAGACTCTCTCAATTTGAGAACAGATAACAACTCACAGTTTAACGGTAAGAATTTCACCTCTAAAACGTGTAATATTATTGCAGAAATGGCCAGTGATATCTATGTAGAAGTTACCGAAAATATTATCATAGAAACTTCGGGTTCAAGCGAAATTTATTTGTTTGGAAATCCGAAAATCATTATTAATAGGTTTACAGATACTGTTAAACTCCAAAAGAAAGAGAAATAG
- a CDS encoding TIGR00266 family protein, whose protein sequence is MTSHEIDYRIYGEEMQFVEIELDPQEGVVAESGSFMMMDDGIKMETIFGDGSQKDKGFLGKILGAGKRILTGESLFMTAFYNDLSGKRNVSFASPYPGKIVPIDLTEFKGKFICQKDAFLCAAKGVSVGIEFTKKLGRGLFGGEGFIMQKLEGDGMAFVHAGGTMARKVLQPGEVIKVDTGCIVGFTQDIDYDIEFIGGIKNTIFGGEGLFFATLQGPGVVYIQSLPFSRLAGRIVASLPKGGNSKGEGSILGGLGDLLDGDNRF, encoded by the coding sequence ATGACATCACACGAAATCGATTACAGAATTTACGGAGAAGAAATGCAATTTGTTGAAATAGAGCTCGACCCTCAAGAAGGGGTAGTTGCAGAATCTGGTAGCTTTATGATGATGGACGATGGTATCAAAATGGAAACTATTTTTGGTGACGGTTCACAAAAAGATAAAGGGTTTTTAGGTAAGATTTTAGGTGCTGGAAAACGTATTCTCACTGGTGAAAGTCTGTTTATGACAGCTTTTTATAATGATTTATCTGGGAAACGTAATGTTTCTTTTGCATCTCCATATCCAGGAAAAATTGTCCCAATAGATCTCACTGAATTTAAAGGGAAATTTATTTGTCAAAAGGATGCATTCCTTTGTGCTGCAAAAGGCGTAAGCGTTGGAATTGAATTTACGAAAAAATTAGGTCGCGGACTTTTCGGAGGCGAGGGTTTTATCATGCAAAAATTAGAGGGAGATGGTATGGCTTTTGTACATGCAGGTGGCACTATGGCTCGTAAAGTATTGCAGCCTGGAGAAGTAATAAAAGTAGATACAGGTTGTATCGTTGGTTTTACCCAAGACATCGATTATGATATAGAATTCATTGGCGGAATAAAAAATACTATTTTTGGTGGTGAAGGCTTGTTTTTCGCAACATTACAAGGGCCAGGAGTTGTTTATATCCAGTCTTTACCGTTTAGCAGATTAGCAGGACGAATTGTAGCTTCTTTGCCTAAGGGTGGAAATAGCAAAGGCGAAGGCAGTATACTTGGTGGTTTGGGCGATTTATTGGATGGTGATAATAGATTTTAA